atccttatttaaaaaatttaatatcaatatattttgtatatatcttttaagaattttttaactataaaattaatttaaataataaaattattatttattttaaataataaagttatcaactataaaataattaaaaactatcataaataaataattaaaaaactaagGGTATGATTGGAAATCTCAATATTTTTCCtttccacttttatatataatatagatagctattatttttaatattgctgccactaaaaaataaaatcttgcctatgtatttaaaattttcattataactttttttttttaaatttcattataacTATATACAAAGTATATTAGTGCCtctatttgaaaataaattttttattttattaatttattaaagtcTCATTTAATATactctaaataaatattaatgtttattttttattgggtTTGATAAACTAATAGTCTCTTTAACTATTGtttattgaaaaatttattattcacttcatagatattatcattatttacaagtcaattcttatatttttaaaagtttattaaaatatttttacacaattaaattattaataatcagTCATTTCATcatcttttttattaaaaatagatgaaaaataaaagaaaaaatttttaaattttaattttgcccTCATCCTCTTCtcaattttttataacatttataGGGACCAACCTATAATTTAGCTAAAGATAATCTTCTTCTGTGAGAAGTACCCTAACTGCCGCCGCCCAAATTCATGCATAGTCGATCCGCTCTCGTGGCTAGTTTGGATCATCAATGACAATGCAATATTTGCATTTCGACTTTTCTTTCCATCGCTGGCACGCATAAAGTTGACGATATCACATGAAACTCTGTGATTTCTCGCAATTATCTTCTTGCATCTTCAAGATAATTAGTCTCTCTATATTGTCACAATGCATAGCTTCGGGCTTCATTGGCGGCACTAATGACGGGATGTGACATTAGATTGTCACCTTACAGCATTGTTCCAACACCATTCGTCGGGTATAAAGTCACTGTCATCCCACGTCCTAGAGGCAAACGAGCTCTCCATGCTGTTGAAGCACATGGCTTTGGGCTTTATGGACGACACCAACAACAGAACACAACATTGAATTATTGCCTTGTAGCGCCGGCTGTTCCAACGCCATTTGTTGGGCATGAACTTGTTGTCATCTCGCATCCTCAAAACAGCTGAGCTCTCCATACTATCACAACACATGGCTTCGGGTTTTGCCGACGACACTAATGATGAGATGCGAGATGACAGCGCTAATGACTCTTTAGAGTGCAGATGACTTCTTTTCAGAgaagataaatttaattaaataaggaagataatttgattttttgatATATCTTTAACGGTATAAATAGACGAAATTGAATGaaaagactatttcgttgatgaaagtaaaaaataattatattttaatagatttttaaaaatataaatgtaacACTCCCTACCCGGTTATTTAATTAACCAATGCGGAGACATCACATTTTATAACAGTTCtcttatttttgctttaatttatatcatgtaAATCATGGCTCTCCTTTTTTAACCTAAAATTTGGCAGAGTTTCTCTGAAATATGATATTAATTTCATATGTGAATAGTAAAATCAATGCAATTTCAACTCATATCAAATAATTCATAACCGTTTCATTAATCTAAAcacaaaaatttatattaataatccatatttacatcaaaattaaaatcttcaaatatatataattcaaaCCATATACAACTTTATCTCTAAATctttatgtacatgccatatttccaaaattaactttatataaaatttataaaatatagccAAGATAGTTAATGATGTAACTCTAGTCGGGTTGATGCAGATCTTGATCTACTATTCtttttatctacaacctgcgtgaatTCCTAGCTGCTAAACAAATTGCTCAGTgcttaacctttttttttttaaataaaacatttaaatcaaaattcatttaTCAACCATAagtcaaataaataacaataaactGTGTAGctaataatttgaaataattttaaatcatattatcatttcacatatatatatatattttaatttcatattttttttctttttctttataatataaaaaattttattttctcttaaaacttttatttattatttttattttatttttgacccctataaatttaaatgaaactGTTAAGTCATAAACCGTAACTATAGGGTacaaagtgccaaataactgtGACTCAAAAGAGTGTAGCGATAGAGTATATCAGCCATACATGTAGAGTACCAATCAGTGTAATGCAGTACTGCAAAGATCTGTATAGCATGCCACACCTTAAACTAACTCGCAATTCTCACCAAACTTACTAtgaactttaaataatttatacatttaaatatgGGAACAAAAACTTTCAATACAGTGtaattttcaattattcaaaccgtaatattttattatattataattatgcttttaaatattgTCGTGTCatgtaaatctattaatttaattcaactacataaattacaaatttataatttaattattaattaattaactattattattattatttttctaatctaatattttttttctatttatcacgATACATCAtatctcatttttctttttcttttaatttttatttttatccaacAACTTTCTTTCAatcctaatttaattaatttacaacGTTTAACATAATATTCCTTATTTagactaataattaattttttaattttttttattactacATTTTAACCAAATTACATCTCTATCAAAGAAAGTAGAGGCATTCCACTTAGTCCATAACTTAAATTTTGCtcaaattacatattaatttcaaaattttctatttatcaaatttatcaTTTCTTCAAAATTTAATCATGctatataactaaaatattattcacttgATCTAGttctataaaattttcaaataaaacctaattaacaaattattgaatttattcaaataaaattgagtacaaatcttaaacttttcaaaatcttctacaagtttaaaattttataatcttCATTTCCTTTTCCTTTAGAATTTCCACTATTCCCTTCCACTTCTTTTTCATAaagaataaacaaataaatcatattaatataatattcctcataaatattcacataaaaatgataagaaaCATTCCTACATCAAAACTCCTAATATATCTTTAAATTTTCTAACTCTTTGTTACTATTTACTCTCCATCAATCttgaattttctctttaatttttttttttaattttactttggAAAGATATAGGGAAAAAATgagtaattaattgaaattgaaaatttgaaaaaatttggtgtagaaaaaaaataaagaaatgggTTCCTTTTCGTACATGAAAAGAGAGGAAAATCGAAAAAAATGAgttattctttttctcttttaatctttattttttttatatttttttaaatttatttaattaagtgGCTAGTAAAGTGTCAattatttctaaattaaaatttaatttatttttttcttttatttttatttattattatttaatttatttattttatttatttttttaatattataataaaaataaatttataaataataataatattaaaaaactaaatagtaaataccTCTAACTTATTTTACatgtataataaataaattttaaaaatttgccAGTGTAATTAAATCATGGATCTGTCCCTATCAAGCATGATATGCAATAATAGAagctaaaaattaaaagatattactataaaaatttaagtaaattacataaaattaaatatattaatgtgATTCTTAATTATGTTGATAAATGAAAATTAGtcattttaaaaacataaaaggtATAAAAGGAGTGAGGATTTTTTTTTCCCGACAGGTCACAAAATGCATTAAGATATTACGAAATATGTAAAATATAAGAGtttcgctttttttttttttttttttcttgtatttCTTAAAGATGAATAGTCTCATGAGACAtcagataaaataaattacagtCAGACCGAAGGCTGCAGTCCAcatagatgaaaaaaaaaaaaaacaaaataatgttCTAAAGGGCCCTAAATATAAACCATGCactaaatcattttataaaattattatattttttttatttaactttttttatacATTACGTTAGTTAATACAACAttgttaaaacaaaaaaaaaaataaaaaacatgaaaaataaattttattttaaataaacaagAGAAtacaaacttaaaaaaaaaaaaacaagagaatACATTTTGAAAATATTGTAATCAACTAACTAGcatttaatagtaaattatcaTTTTACTTAAACATCTTCCCACCCATTCATATTTTTAGAGACTTATATACatacatttatataaaatttattacatttaaattcataattttaatattatatattaacatTATAGCAtactatttttcataaaaaatataatctaaacataaaattaatatttttcattattttaggAGTTTAATGCATTAATACCGGAGTATTTATAGGGTTGCGAATTTTTGAATTTGAGCACCcctcaaaatattatttaatatttacatatcattacaagtaattttttttttaaaatttatttgcaaTCCATATATTTTTCAGAATTAGGGTACATGAATAAAGATATATCTATCCTCACTttgttcaaaataaaatatatttatttaaaaaaataaatcaaactttGTATAACTTGTATGTTTCACTCCGCTTTTGAAGtggtatttatttttcaaagagagaaatatattataataacaaaaaataataatattttttaccaaaaaacattttaaaagaatataagtgtaattttaaaatttaaactccataaattttatatatattattgtatAAATTCATGAAAAATGATACAATATGTTTGTAAAGCTATTTTGTccttaatttattagtttttaaaatatttttactttacaaaaaatatcatttgccattaattttataaaacaaaatatatataaatttaaattgttttgtaaataaaatattatttagttttaaattaaataatcataaaatatCTGCTGACgaaaaatgaaaacaaatttacaatttcaaatattatgtattaatttaattttaatggcatttgtttttttttttttgtcgttGTTAAAAAAGTGACCAGTCACAGGCATTCACTATTCACAGCACTTTAAACATGGTGATGTGGAGAAATGTTCTGGCGGCGCGTGCAGTAAAAACGCGAGACGTGGTGGAAAAATACGGAGTCGGTGATTGCACAGTGAAATTAGAAAGGTGAGTGagagaaataaaagattaaatgaATGGAAAAGAAGGGAAGAGagagtaaaagaaaagaagcgaAGAGCTCTCTCAGAACGAGCGACCCATTCGATATCGATCTCCTAAAAAACCTACATTTTGACCACCTTGGCTGGTCAGTCTGTTACCCTTCTTCTCTCTCCCAATTTACTCTCTTACCCAAAAACCCATCTGTTGTTTCTCTCTccctctattttattttatttttttaaattttctctttcctttttctaagttttattctttctatctctgtGTCGCTGGTTATGGTCATGACTGTCCATTAAAACCCTAATTTCATCTCTACACTCCTCACTACACAGGTATCTCAACTGCGTTTCTCTATTTTGTAGTGTGCGTGTGTGTTTCTTTTCTTCTGGTATTATTCTTTTAGCGGATCTGTTATGCCTCCACAGAAACAAAAGGCAAAAGGGGACTAAAAAGTGGGGATATATGTCCTTCAAGCAATCAAGGTCCGATAAGAGCGACTCGCAGTATCTGAAATCAGGACGATCCGCAGGCTCTAATCAGCAGCGGACCTCCTCAGGTGCTTACGCTAAGGGCGGCGGCGGGCCCGCCCCTTCATCTTCTTCTGTTGTTTCTTCTTCCATTTCTTCCGATCGGAGGTATTGATTTAGGGTTCTAACTTTCTtgctttttatttctaatttagggTTTCCCTTTGTTCTTGTCTCATATGTCTTGATCATTAATTCATTTTTCCCCTTAATTTCTGAATTTTGATGTTAGTTTTAAGAAGTCTAACTATGTTCAAGGACGGCAGTCAAGGGTACACATTCCAGCCGCCAATTCTTCTGATTCTGTTAATTCTTCTGCGGCCCGAAACGTACAGAATGGTGCTCATGTGCAGCCTCCATTACCCGGTATGGTTTGATCATGCAGCATAAAAGGAAATGGATATTTTCATTATAGTCACTCGTGTTGTAAAgttatcataatttatttttgttttctaagCTAAGTAATGAAGATAATTTTGGTATTGGCCCCGGTAGGTTTATTTTGACTGTTCTGTTAATATTGTGATAGGAGCATCTGATGCGCATGTTTCAGTTGGTATTGGCAAGCCAAATGAAACACCAAACACTCAGAGGAGTACCCGCGCTGTTCCTAAGGCTCCAACTTCTCAACCTGCCGCCATGAATTCTGAGACTGCATCACCTATGACACCTGCTAAAGGTAAAGTTATCTTTGTGCTTGGTTACATGTGAATGTGGTTGTCATCATGTGGTATATGATATATCTGTTATTGTTGGTGTTGGCACTGCAGATGGATCTAAGGCATTCCCATTTCAGTTTGGGTCCATAAGTCCTGGTTTCATGAATGGGATGCAGGTATTTTTCTCCTCTTTTATGCTCAGAATGCAACTTATTAAAGTTTTTATATCCTTGGTGACATAATGATTATCTTCTAGATTCCTGCTCGAACAAGCTCAGCTCCTCCAAATTTGGACGAGCAGAAACGTGACCAGGTGTGTTAGCTTTTTCTCTTAATTGCATATCATGCTTTATTGAGCATTAGAAGTTAGAAGGTTTGATGAGTTCAGAGTGTCATCCTGTAGTATCTTCCCCTTCACTTCTGGTTATCAATGATATAGTCTATAACCTAATGTAAAACATGGTATGCCCATTCGGTGTTTCACTGTTTGGAGACGGAATTTgcctaaattattatttttggaccCTTGGTATAGTAATTAATAAAGCTGACGGCTATTCACATTATTTTTCTGTCTGCTGTTGTGCTTGtttcttgaaaataaaaattaagagagaaaatataaactagctatatgatttttaatttgcAGGCACGCCATGATACATTTAGAGCTGTGCCTCCATTGCCAACTCCTGCTCCTAAGCAACAATTATCCAGGAAGGATGTAAGTGTTATTGACCATTCTAGTGCTGGGGAGGCTAATCCATTGCCCAAAGCCAAGAAGGATGTCCAAGTCTCAACTGCACAGGCTGTGAGCCAGACACAAAAGTCATCGGTTCTTTCTCTTCCTATGCCTTCCATTCAAATGCCATTTCATCAGCCACCAGTGTCTGTGCAGTTTGGCGGGCCAAACCCACAGATTCAGCCACAAGGTGTCACGCCAACTTCTCTTCAATTGCCAATGTTGCCAATGGGAAATGCCCCCCAAGTGCAACAGCCAATGTTTGTTCAAGGTCTTCAACAACATCCATTGCAGCCTCAGGGGATCATGCATCAGGGCCAGGGCTTGAGTTATACACCTCAAATGGGACCTCAGCTGCCTCCTCAGTTAGGCAACTTAGGAATTGGGATCACCTCACAATATCCTCCACAACAAGGAGGAAAATTTGGTGGTCCTCGTAAAACAACTGTTAAGATTACTGATCCAAAAACACATGAAGAGTTGAAGCTTGATAAGCAGACAGATACATATCTAGATGGTGGATCATCAGCCCTTAGGCCTCATCCTAATATGCCTCCTCAATCCCAGCCAATTCCATCATTTGCGCCTACTCATACAATCAGTTACTATCCAAATTCTTATAATCCAAATAATCTATTTTTTCAATCTTCGAGTTCCCTACCACTGACCAGCAGCCAGATAGCACCCAATTCTCAGCCACCTAGGTTTAACTATTCTGTTAGCCAAGGTCCAcaaaatttatcatatttaaattCACCTTCCATTAATTCTCTGTCGGTTAACAAGTCTGGGACTTCAATGCATTGTGTTGCAGAGTCATCAAATGTGGAACATGCTCGTGATGCACATCATGTGATCTCATCTGCTCCATCTGGAACAGTGCAGGTGAAAGTGAAACCAACAGCTAGTTTTATTAGGGAGAAGGTTGTGGACTCACTGTCATCTAATAGGTCATCTGCTATTGAAAAGGGTGGATCTGTTAAACCTTCAAGCTCCCCTGTGGAAGGTAGCTCATCTAATGTACAAAAAGACGCTGAAAAAATTCCTGAAAGTTCTTTACTGCTTTCAAAACCTGTTAGTGAATCTTCAAAGTCCGAGTCATTGCCAGAGGAATCTAGACAATCTGTGGTAGTCGCTGTTGATAGTATGGCATCTAGTTCTTCATTACCTGCTGCAATTGTTCTTTCTGAGGAATTAGTGCAAGTTGGAAGCAACAATGAAGGTAAAAGAAAGGGAACTCTGAGCAGGTCAAACTCCATTAGGGATCATCAGAAGAAGCCAGGCAAACAAGAATATATCCAGTCCCAGCTTCAGGTACTTTGCTGTAATTTCAGAAggacttctttttttttaaattcttaatttttttaatcatcattCAGGTTCAGGTTAGACTATTCTATTGACATGGAATTGTCTTTTACAGATCGATGAGCACACGATATCAAGGGATCCTTGTCATAATATAGAACAAGGAATATCTGACAGCAGAGTTTCTGATTATGTAGAAACTGCAACAACTCTTTCTTCATCTGTGACCAGCGAAGGTTTGACAGAATTAAGCCAGGAATCAGCTCCAATGATCAGcacttcaacttctcaaacttCTCAAGTTTCTGAAGCCAAGTTTGATGATTCTGGAGATGGTTTTGTTGGTGTTCCTTCTGAAGTTTCTGGTGTTCAAGGTATTGTTTGTGTTGCAGATGCTGCTCAACAAGCGAAAGTAGATGATTCTTCCCTGCAGGAACGGCTTAATTATGGAACTCAAGAAACTGAAGAGCAAGGAGAAAAGGGATTGCCTGAAGGTCCCAAACGTGACGGTAAGCATTTATAGATTTCTTCACAATCTTTTACTTTGAGATCTGCAGATTTAACCATTCAAATTATGAAAATCAGCTTTGACAGGAACAGATTTTGGCAACGAGGTTCAGAACTTAGAGACTATGGGGGGAGGGCTAGGTGAACCTGTGACTTGCCATATAGAAAATGACAGGATGTCAGATGGCATGGGTGTTTCTGCATCTGGAAATTTGGTAGCTGCAGATGTTGGGAATTTCCATGCTGATGACAACCCGACATTTGATGTGTCATCAAGCAAAAGTGAAAATGTGTGTAGGAAAGAAGTATCTGTTGTGAAAGCTGGTGCAGCAGATAAGCAGTTTGTCCCAGTTCCAACTCTGGATCCATCCAAGGCAAATTCAGGGCATGAAGGCGAAGTTGTTGAAATTAATGGTGCTGGCTTGGTCTCCCTCGCAGTTTCCAGTTCTAAGGACAAAGCAGTTGACCTTACTAGAACCAGGAGTACCACTGCCaaacagaaaaagaagagaaaagacttTCTTCAGAAAGCTGATGCTGCAGGGACTACTGCTGATCTTTATATGGCATATAAAGGTcctgaagaaaagaaagaaactaTTGCTTCTTCAAAAGTAATGGAAAACACTTCTACTAGCTCTAATGTGAAGCAGGCACCTGTGGATGCACTTGAAGTGGATTGTATGACAAGTGAGAGAGGCGTCCAGAATAAAGCTGAGCCAGATGATTGGGAAGATGCGGCTGACATCTCAACACCAAAACTAGAAACTTTAGATAATGGGGAGCAGGCATTTGGTGGATTGGCACAACATGAAAGAACTGAGAATGCTACTACAGCAAAAAAGTATTCCAGGgattttcttttgaaattttCTGCGCACTGTACTGATCTtcctgaaaattttgaaattacatCTGATGTTGCAGAGGCTTTTAGTGTTTCTAATTTTGTGGAGCGGGATTCATATCCTAGTCCTGGAAGAGTCATCGACAGGTCAACTAGTGGGTCTCGGATGGACCATCGTGGAAGTGGTGTGGTTGATGATGATCGATGGAGTAAACTACCTGGCCCCTTTGGCATGGGGAGGGATTTACGTGTGGATATTGGTTATGGAGGTAATACAGGATTTCGACCTGGCCAAGGAGGAAATTATGGTGTTCTAAGGAATCCGCGGGCACAGAGTCCTCAATATGTGGGAGGTATCCTAACTGGCCCTGCACAGTCAATGGGTCCTCAGGGAGGTATGAGAAATAACCCAGATGCCGATAGGTGGCTGCGTGCTACAAATTTCCAGCAAAAGGGATTGATTCCTTCTCCTCAGACTCCATTGCAGATGATGCACAAGGCTGAGAAAAAGTATGAAGTGGGTAAAGTGGCGGATGAAGAAGAGGCCAAACAAAGGCAGTTGAAAGCTATCTTGAACAAGCTAACTCCGCAAAATTTTGAGAAACTTTTTGAGCAAGTGAAAGCAGTTAACATAGACAATGCTGCCACACTTACTGGCGTTATCTCACAGATCTTTGACAAAGCTTTGATGGAGCCTACTTTCTGTGAAATGTATGCCAACTTCTGCTATCATCTGGCTGGAGGGTTACCTGATTTTACAGAAAAAAATGAGAAGATAACTTTCAAGAGGTTACTTCTTAACAAGTGCCAGGAAGAGTTTGAGAGGGGGGAGAGAGAGCAAGAAGAAGCTAATAAAGCTGATGTGGACGGTGAGAGTAAACAgtcagaagaagaaagagaagaaaaacgAATTAATGCACGAAGACGAATGCTTGGCAACATAAGATTAATCGGGGAGTTGTATAAGAAGAAAATGTTGACTGAGAGAATAATGCATGAATGCATCAAAAAACTCCTGGGTCAGTATGAGAATCCTGATGAGGAAGATATTGAGGCTTTATGCAAACTAATGACTACAATTGGAGATATGATTGACCATACCAAAGCCAAGGAACATATGGATGCCTATTTTGAAAGGATGGCAATATTATCAAAAAACATGAAATTATCTTCGAGGGTTAGGTTCATGTTGAAGGATGCTATTGATCTGAGAAAGAACAAATGGCAGCAGAGGAGGAAGGTTGAAGGGCCAAAAAAGATTGAGGAAGTGCATAGAGATGCTGCTCAAGAACGACAGCATCAAGCCAGTAGGCTGGCTCGCAATTCTAGCATAAATCTATCTGCAAGGAAGGTACCTACGGATTTTGGGCCAAGAGGTTCAGCCACTTTGTCTTCCCCAAATACTCATATTGGTGGTTTCCATGGTTTGCCTGCTCAGGTTCGGGGGTATGGGAACCAGGATGTTCGTTTTGAGGAGAGACAGTCATATGAGGCTAGGACTTCATCAGTTCCATTGCGTCGGCCTCTAGGTGATGATTCAATTACTTTGGGTCCACAAGGTGGGCTTGCCAGAGGAATGTCTATTAGAGGACCACCTGCAATGGCAAGCACTCCTATAGTTGATATTTCTCTCAGCCCAGGCGATTCGAGAAGACATGCAGCTGGCTTGAATGGTTTTAGTACTGTGTCTGAGAGGCCAGCT
The Manihot esculenta cultivar AM560-2 chromosome 1, M.esculenta_v8, whole genome shotgun sequence genome window above contains:
- the LOC110616742 gene encoding eukaryotic translation initiation factor 4G isoform X2; this encodes MSFKQSRSDKSDSQYLKSGRSAGSNQQRTSSGAYAKGGGGPAPSSSSVVSSSISSDRSFKKSNYVQGRQSRVHIPAANSSDSVNSSAARNVQNGAHVQPPLPGASDAHVSVGIGKPNETPNTQRSTRAVPKAPTSQPAAMNSETASPMTPAKDGSKAFPFQFGSISPGFMNGMQIPARTSSAPPNLDEQKRDQARHDTFRAVPPLPTPAPKQQLSRKDVSVIDHSSAGEANPLPKAKKDVQVSTAQAVSQTQKSSVLSLPMPSIQMPFHQPPVSVQFGGPNPQIQPQGVTPTSLQLPMLPMGNAPQVQQPMFVQGLQQHPLQPQGIMHQGQGLSYTPQMGPQLPPQLGNLGIGITSQYPPQQGGKFGGPRKTTVKITDPKTHEELKLDKQTDTYLDGGSSALRPHPNMPPQSQPIPSFAPTHTISYYPNSYNPNNLFFQSSSSLPLTSSQIAPNSQPPRFNYSVSQESSNVEHARDAHHVISSAPSGTVQVKVKPTASFIREKVVDSLSSNRSSAIEKGGSVKPSSSPVEGSSSNVQKDAEKIPESSLLLSKPVSESSKSESLPEESRQSVVVAVDSMASSSSLPAAIVLSEELVQVGSNNEGKRKGTLSRSNSIRDHQKKPGKQEYIQSQLQIDEHTISRDPCHNIEQGISDSRVSDYVETATTLSSSVTSEGLTELSQESAPMISTSTSQTSQVSEAKFDDSGDGFVGVPSEVSGVQGIVCVADAAQQAKVDDSSLQERLNYGTQETEEQGEKGLPEGPKRDALTGTDFGNEVQNLETMGGGLGEPVTCHIENDRMSDGMGVSASGNLVAADVGNFHADDNPTFDVSSSKSENVCRKEVSVVKAGAADKQFVPVPTLDPSKANSGHEGEVVEINGAGLVSLAVSSSKDKAVDLTRTRSTTAKQKKKRKDFLQKADAAGTTADLYMAYKGPEEKKETIASSKVMENTSTSSNVKQAPVDALEVDCMTSERGVQNKAEPDDWEDAADISTPKLETLDNGEQAFGGLAQHERTENATTAKKYSRDFLLKFSAHCTDLPENFEITSDVAEAFSVSNFVERDSYPSPGRVIDRSTSGSRMDHRGSGVVDDDRWSKLPGPFGMGRDLRVDIGYGGNTGFRPGQGGNYGVLRNPRAQSPQYVGGILTGPAQSMGPQGGMRNNPDADRWLRATNFQQKGLIPSPQTPLQMMHKAEKKYEVGKVADEEEAKQRQLKAILNKLTPQNFEKLFEQVKAVNIDNAATLTGVISQIFDKALMEPTFCEMYANFCYHLAGGLPDFTEKNEKITFKRLLLNKCQEEFERGEREQEEANKADVDGESKQSEEEREEKRINARRRMLGNIRLIGELYKKKMLTERIMHECIKKLLGQYENPDEEDIEALCKLMTTIGDMIDHTKAKEHMDAYFERMAILSKNMKLSSRVRFMLKDAIDLRKNKWQQRRKVEGPKKIEEVHRDAAQERQHQASRLARNSSINLSARKVPTDFGPRGSATLSSPNTHIGGFHGLPAQVRGYGNQDVRFEERQSYEARTSSVPLRRPLGDDSITLGPQGGLARGMSIRGPPAMASTPIVDISLSPGDSRRHAAGLNGFSTVSERPAYSPREDFIPGYGPDRFAVPAAFDQMSGQEHNISYANRDPRNQDRSFDRSHATSPPVRTQVTAVSQNILSEKVWPEEHLQDKSMAAIKEFYSVRDEKEVALCIKELNSSSFHASMVSLWVTDSFERKDIERDLLAKLLVNLSRSEDGILTQPQLIKGFESVLTSLEDAVNDAPKAAEFLGRMFAKVVLENLVLLREIGQLLYDGGEEPGRLLEVGLAGDVLGYTLETIKAEKGESVLNEILISSNLHLEDFRPPDPNRSRILENFI
- the LOC110616742 gene encoding eukaryotic translation initiation factor 4G isoform X1 gives rise to the protein MSFKQSRSDKSDSQYLKSGRSAGSNQQRTSSGAYAKGGGGPAPSSSSVVSSSISSDRSFKKSNYVQGRQSRVHIPAANSSDSVNSSAARNVQNGAHVQPPLPGASDAHVSVGIGKPNETPNTQRSTRAVPKAPTSQPAAMNSETASPMTPAKDGSKAFPFQFGSISPGFMNGMQIPARTSSAPPNLDEQKRDQARHDTFRAVPPLPTPAPKQQLSRKDVSVIDHSSAGEANPLPKAKKDVQVSTAQAVSQTQKSSVLSLPMPSIQMPFHQPPVSVQFGGPNPQIQPQGVTPTSLQLPMLPMGNAPQVQQPMFVQGLQQHPLQPQGIMHQGQGLSYTPQMGPQLPPQLGNLGIGITSQYPPQQGGKFGGPRKTTVKITDPKTHEELKLDKQTDTYLDGGSSALRPHPNMPPQSQPIPSFAPTHTISYYPNSYNPNNLFFQSSSSLPLTSSQIAPNSQPPRFNYSVSQGPQNLSYLNSPSINSLSVNKSGTSMHCVAESSNVEHARDAHHVISSAPSGTVQVKVKPTASFIREKVVDSLSSNRSSAIEKGGSVKPSSSPVEGSSSNVQKDAEKIPESSLLLSKPVSESSKSESLPEESRQSVVVAVDSMASSSSLPAAIVLSEELVQVGSNNEGKRKGTLSRSNSIRDHQKKPGKQEYIQSQLQIDEHTISRDPCHNIEQGISDSRVSDYVETATTLSSSVTSEGLTELSQESAPMISTSTSQTSQVSEAKFDDSGDGFVGVPSEVSGVQGIVCVADAAQQAKVDDSSLQERLNYGTQETEEQGEKGLPEGPKRDALTGTDFGNEVQNLETMGGGLGEPVTCHIENDRMSDGMGVSASGNLVAADVGNFHADDNPTFDVSSSKSENVCRKEVSVVKAGAADKQFVPVPTLDPSKANSGHEGEVVEINGAGLVSLAVSSSKDKAVDLTRTRSTTAKQKKKRKDFLQKADAAGTTADLYMAYKGPEEKKETIASSKVMENTSTSSNVKQAPVDALEVDCMTSERGVQNKAEPDDWEDAADISTPKLETLDNGEQAFGGLAQHERTENATTAKKYSRDFLLKFSAHCTDLPENFEITSDVAEAFSVSNFVERDSYPSPGRVIDRSTSGSRMDHRGSGVVDDDRWSKLPGPFGMGRDLRVDIGYGGNTGFRPGQGGNYGVLRNPRAQSPQYVGGILTGPAQSMGPQGGMRNNPDADRWLRATNFQQKGLIPSPQTPLQMMHKAEKKYEVGKVADEEEAKQRQLKAILNKLTPQNFEKLFEQVKAVNIDNAATLTGVISQIFDKALMEPTFCEMYANFCYHLAGGLPDFTEKNEKITFKRLLLNKCQEEFERGEREQEEANKADVDGESKQSEEEREEKRINARRRMLGNIRLIGELYKKKMLTERIMHECIKKLLGQYENPDEEDIEALCKLMTTIGDMIDHTKAKEHMDAYFERMAILSKNMKLSSRVRFMLKDAIDLRKNKWQQRRKVEGPKKIEEVHRDAAQERQHQASRLARNSSINLSARKVPTDFGPRGSATLSSPNTHIGGFHGLPAQVRGYGNQDVRFEERQSYEARTSSVPLRRPLGDDSITLGPQGGLARGMSIRGPPAMASTPIVDISLSPGDSRRHAAGLNGFSTVSERPAYSPREDFIPGYGPDRFAVPAAFDQMSGQEHNISYANRDPRNQDRSFDRSHATSPPVRTQVTAVSQNILSEKVWPEEHLQDKSMAAIKEFYSVRDEKEVALCIKELNSSSFHASMVSLWVTDSFERKDIERDLLAKLLVNLSRSEDGILTQPQLIKGFESVLTSLEDAVNDAPKAAEFLGRMFAKVVLENLVLLREIGQLLYDGGEEPGRLLEVGLAGDVLGYTLETIKAEKGESVLNEILISSNLHLEDFRPPDPNRSRILENFI